Within Microbacterium oryzae, the genomic segment CCATCCGCCCGTCGTCCGCCGCGCCATCGTCACGGGCGCCGACTCCGGCATCGGCCGCGCCACCGCGGTCGCGCTCGCCGCGGCCGGCATGGACGTCGGCATCACCTGGTTCCAGGACGAGGACGGCGCGGCGGCGACCGCCGAGGAGGTGCGCGCTCACGGCTCGCGCGCCGTCGTCGCGCGCCTCGACGTCAGCGACATCCCGGCCTGCGGCGACGTCGTCGACCGGATGGCCGACGAGCTCGGCAGTCTGGACGTGTTCGTCAACAACGCGGGAGCGGGATCCCAGACGCCGTTCCTCGACCTGCGCCTCGATCAGTGGCGCCAGGTGCTCGACATCGACCTCACCGGCGCCTTCATCTGCCTGCAGCGCGCGGCGCGGCGGATGGTCGCGGCCGGCCAGGGCGGACGCCTCATCGCCGTGACGAGCGTGCACGCGCACCAGCCGATGGTGGGCTCCAGCGTCTACGACGCGGCCAAGCACGGCCTCGGCGGACTCATGAAGAGCATCGCGCTGGAGCTGGGGAGCACGGGCATCACGGCCGTGAGCGTGGCGCCCGGCGAGATCGCCACCGCCATGACCGGCAACGAGGACGTCGACCCGCACACCGTGGACCGGCCGGGCATCCCCCTCGGACGCCCCGGGGACGCCCGCGAGGTCGCCGCGCTCATCGCGTTCCTCGCCTCGCCCGAGGCGAGCTACATCACCGGCACCTCGATCGCGGTCGACGGCGGCATGCTGCAGATGGGCCCGCAGGCCGGTGCGGCTGTCACATCGCACGGCTGGCGCACGGTCTGACCGACAGGAAGCGGCGGGGACGGCTCGGCCGTCCCCGCCGCTTCGCCGTGCTCAGTTCGCGTCGGCGATCGCCGAGCTCACCGCCGTCGGCGCGTCGTACTCGCCGTCGGGGATGGCCTCGAGCGCCTGGAGGACGTTGTCATCGGCTCCCGACTTCCGTGCCGAGGCGACGATGTCCTCCTTGCTCGCGGGATAGTCGATGCCGCCCAGGAACTTCTGCACCTGAATCGGGTTCGGGGTGTCGCTCATCCTTCTCTCCTCTCTCGGTGTCGGGCCCGTCCGGGCCCGCCTGCGATCGGCCGAAGACGACGTCTGTCGCCTCCACGCGCCGGTCGACGATGGTGGTGGGCGCCTCGAGGTGCACGGCGCCGCTGGGGAGGACGCCGGCGCCGCCCCGGGTCTCCATGACGCGCCACTGGGCTGCCACGTCCTCGCCCGCGTGCGCGACGGGCAGGCGCGGCCAGAAGTCGAAGCCGCCGGCGGTCTCGAGCGCCTGCCGGTCGAAGAGGACGCAGCCGCCGACCCATGCGATGCGGTACGCGAGCCGGTCGTCGTCGGCCAGCCCGCGCTCGGCGGCCTCGTGTGCCAGGTTCGCCGCGTTGTGCAGCGGCCAGCGGTCGAAGCCGGGGGAGCCGCGACGGATGCGCTCGGGCCGCACCCCCTCGGGTCCCCACGGCTCGAACGTCGTGCGCTCGTGCGGGCGCACATCCGGCAGGTAGGACAGGCCCTGCACGGCGTACCCGACGAAGCCGCAGCCGGTCTCCGAGAGCGCGGCGTCGAGCCGCGCGAGGGCGTCGGGCTCCAGCCAGACGTCGTCGTCCAGGAACAGCACGCGCGGGGCGCGGGCCTGCTCGAGGAGGAACTGACGCTGCTCGGCCATGCCCCGTCGCGGCAGGTGGGGAAGCACGTCGACCGGGCGGCCCTGCGCGCGCAGCACGCGGACCATCGCCTGCACGGCGGGGTCGGACGACGCCGCGCCGCCGTCGGACTGGTCGCTCACGACCACGCGGAATGCCGGATCGTCCTGCGCGGCGAGGCCGGCGAGCGTCACCGCGAGCGCCGACGTGCGCCCGGCGCTCGGGATGAGCACGTCGACGGCGGGCGCGACGCGTGCGGCGGGCGCCGCCCAGTGCGCGGCGCCGCGGCGGCTGATCGCCGTCATCGCGGCGGCATCCCCTCCGTCGCGGTCGGCACCGCCCGGATGCGGCCGAGGATCTCGGTCGTGGAGTGGTCGGAGACGTAGTCGAGGATGGCCACCTCGCCGCCGACCGCGCGCACCTCGGCCGTCTCCGCCAGCATCTCCGGTGTGTAGTCCCCGCCCTTGGCGTAGACGTCGGGGCGCAGTCGGCGGATGAGCGCCGATGGCGTGTCCTCGTCGAACACCGTGACGTAGTCCACGCACTCCAGGGCCGCGAGCACGTTCGCGCGGTCGGAGGAGCCGTTCACGGGCCGGTCCGGGCCCTTCAGGCGCCGCACCGAGTCGTCGCCGTTCACCGCGACGACGAGCACGTCGCCCAGGCGCTTGGCCTGCCGCAGATAACTCGTGTGGCCGCGGTGCAGCACGTCGAAGCAGCCGTTGGTGAAGACGACGCGCTCGCCCTCGGCACGGCGCCGCTCGATCTCGACGGCGAGCTCGTCGGCCGAGAGCGCGGCGTCGGAGGGGCGCCCGGCCCAGGCGGCGAGCTCGTCGAGCGAGCACACGCAGGTGCCGGGCTTCCGCACCGCGACGTCGGCCGCCTGCTGCGCGAGGGCGCACGCCGACGTGACCGGAAGCCCCGCTGCCGCTGCCACGGTGAGCGCGGCGACGAAGACGTCGCCGGCGCCGGAGGCCTGCTTCTCGGGCGTCGGATGGGCGTGGGTGCGCAGCGGCGGATGGTCGGGCTGCAGGAGCACGGTTCCGGTGCGGTCGAGCGTGACGACGGCCGCGTGCGCCCCGGTGGCCGCGAGGATGTCCCCGGCGTGCGCGGCGACCCGCTCCGGGCGCTCCTCACCCGCGCCGAGCGGCGCCCCGAGCACGCGCTCGGTCTCGCCGGCGTTGGGGGTGACGAGGTCGGGCTCGAGCGCGCGCCACCGCGCGAGGTCGTGGGCGTCGACCACGCGCAGCGCGGGGCGGTCTCCGGCGCCGAGCGCGGCGACGACCGCGTCGGAGAGGAGCGTCGACCCGTAGTCGCAGATGAGCTGCGCGTCGGCGCCGTCGGTGGCGGCCAGCGCATCCGCGACGAGGCCCTCGACCGCGTGCTGCGGCCATCCGCCCTCGTGCGTCTCGTCGATGCGCAGCATGAGCTGGTCGCCCGACATCACGCGCACCTTCGTCGTCGTGCGCGTGTCGGCGACCGGCCGCAGCCGTGCGACGTCGACGCCGGCCTCGGCCAGCGCGGCGCGCAGGGTGCGCCCCGCCTCGTCCTCGCCGACGACGCCGACCGCCTCGACCCTCGCGCCGAGCGCGGCGAGGTTCATGGCGGTGTTGGCCGCGCCGCCGGGCGCGTGCACGCGCTCGGCGACATCCACCACCGGTGCGGGGGCCTCGCGGGCGAGACGCGAGATGTCGCCGCTCCACCAGCCATCGAGCAGGTAGTCGCCGATGACGACGACCCGCGGCGCGCGGGCGCGGATGACCCCGAGGTCGTCGAGCGCGCTCACCGCGTGACCGCCGGCGAGAGGTGGACGACCTTGACGACCGTCATCTCGTCGAGGAGCTCGGGGCCGTAGCCGAACCCGGAGCCGCTTCGGCCGCGCGGCTGGGCGGAGCCGCCCGGGGCGCCGCCGAACACCGCGTTGACCTTCACCGTGCCCACGGGCAGCGCGTCGATGGCGCGGTTGGCGTGGCCGATGTCGGCGGTGAGGACGCTCGCGGCGAGCCCGTGCTCGTCGTGCGCGGCGAGGCGCACCGCCTCATCGAAGTCGTCAACGACCATGACCGGCGCGACCGGTCCGAACGTCTCCTGCTGGAAGACGGGCATGGTCGGCGTGCAGCCGACGAGGACGGTCGCGGGGTAGTGGCAGCCGGGGCCGTCGGAGATGGCCCCGCCGACGAGGGCGCGCGCGCCCTGCGCGATGGACCCGGTCACCTGGGCGTCGACCTCCGCGCGCATGCGCTCGTCGACGAGCGGCGCGAGGGCGTTCGCGGCGTTGCGGGACTCCGCCTCGGCGACGAGCGCGGCGACGAAGTCGTCGGCGATGTCGCGGTGGACGAAGATCCGCTCCACGGAGGTGCAGATCTGGCCGCTGTTCGCGAACGATCCGAGCGCGGCCTGGCCGGCCGCCCAGACCGGGTCGACGCCGGCATCGACGACGAGCGCGTCGTTGCCGCCGTTCTCGCGGATGAGGTGGGCCCCGGTGAGGGCCACCGCGCGCGCGATGCGCTCGCCGGCGGCCGTGGAGCCCACGTGCGCGACCATGTCGACATCGGGGCAGCTCACGAGGGCCTCGCCGGTCTGCGCGCGCCCGCTCACCGTGCACAGGACGCCCTCGGGCAGCTCGGCGGCGAGGATCTCGCCGATGAGGAGGCCGAGGTGGGGGCACCGCTCGCTGGGCTTGTGCACCACCGTGTTGCCCGTGGCGATGGCGGCGCCGATGAGTCCGATGGCGACCGCGACCGGGTCGTTCCACGGGGTGACGACGGCCACCACGCCGCGCGGCTCGGCGCGCGTGAGATCCAGGGCCTCCGCGCCGCCGCGGAGGCTTCGACCGCGATGCAGGGGACCGTACTCGGAGTACTGCAGGAGCGTGTCGACGGCCGCGCCGATCCCGCCTTCGACGTCGGAGCGCAGGCGCCCGTTCTCCCGCTGCTCGAGATCGGCGACCTCGCTCGCCCGCGCGGCCAGCGCGTGCGCGGCGCGTCGCAGCGCCTGCCCGCGGGCCGCGGCCGGCGTCGCGCGCCACGCGGGGAAGGCCTCCCTCGCGCGCGCGACCGCGGCGCGCACCTCGTCGGCGTCGGCTGCGGGCACGCCGCCCACGATCGACCCGTCCCGCGGATCGGCGATCACGATCTCATCCCCCGTGCGGACGAATGCCCCTGCGCTCATCGATGTGCTCCTCCCGATCGTCGGCTCTTGACCGACCCCTACCCAATCCCGCCGCCGTTCACACGCACACGCGGAGGTTTGCTTTCCCGGCCGGCGGGGAAGTGGGAGAGACAGGACCGCCCGCGCCGTTCCGACGGCGCCGAGAGAGGGAGCACGCATGACCCCAGACGCCGCACTCGACACCGCAGCCCCCGCCCTCGCCGTCGTGGCGCCGCCCCGCGAGCGGTTCGCCGACGTGCGGCGCATCGCGCTGCTGCGCGGCGGGGGCCTCGGCGACCTCCTCTTCGCGCTCCCCGCCGCACAGGCGCTCATGGCGGCGTACCCCGACGCGGAGGTGACGCTGCTCGGCTCGCCGATCGCGGCGGCGCTGCTTCCGGGGCGCGCGGGCGCTCCCCATCGCATCGAGGTGCTGCCGCCCATCCGCGGGGTGGGCGCCGCGCCCGGCGCGGTCACCGACGACGACGAGATCGCCCGGTTCGTCGCCGCGCAGCGCGAGCGGGGATACGATCTCGCGGTGCAGCTGCACGGGGGAGGGCGCTTCTCCAACCCGTTCCTGCTCTCCCTCGGCGCGACGCACACGATCGGCACCCGCACCGACGATGCGGCGGAGCTCGAGCGCACCGTCGACTACATCTACTACCAGCACGAGATGCTGCGCGGGCTCGAGGTCGCGGGGCTGGCGGGCGCGGCCCCGGTCGCGCTGGAAGCGCGGTTGGGCGTGTCGGATGAGGAGCATGCGGCCGCCGCGGCGATCAGCGGCGAGGACCGGCCGGTCGTCGTCATCCACCCCGGCGCCACCGACCCGCGGCGGCGCTGGCCGGTGGAGCGGTTCGCGGAGGTCGCCACCGCGGCGGTCGCCGAGGGCGCGCGCGTGGTGCTCGTCGGCGACGGAGCGGACGCGCACCTGTGCGGCGAGATCGCCGCGCGGATCGATGCGCCGGAGGACGGCCTGGTCGTCGATGCGTCGGGACGGCTCGACCTCGGAACGCTCGCCGGGGTGCTCGCTCGCGCGGATGTCATGCTCGGGAACGACAGCGGCCCGCGCCACCTCGCGCAGGCGGTGGGCGCGCGCACGGTGTCGGTCTTCTGGTTCGGCAACGTCGTGAACGCCGGTCCGCTCGGCCGCGGACGCCACCGCGTGCACCTGGGGTGGACCACGCACTGCCCGACCTGCGGGCGCGACAGCACGCAGGTCGGCTGGACCGCGCCGCGCTGCGAGCACGACGATTCGTTCGTGGCGGGGGTGGCCGCCGCCGACGTGCGCGATGACGTGCTGCGGCTGGTGGCCGACGCGGTCGCGGAGCGCGCGGCGCTCTGACTCCCGCGCATCGCGCCGAGTCGACAGCGGCCCGCCGGCGGAAGCCGGCGGGCCGCTGTCGTGGAGCGCGGATCAGGGCCAGGAGGGCTCGGCCTCGGGCGCCACGACGAGCTCGCGCACCTCGACCCCCTGCGGCTGCTGCAGCGCGAACAGGATGGTGCGCGCCACCTCCGACGGGTCGATGAGCTGCGCGTCGGGGCCGGGCTTGTACTGCTCGTCGCGGTCGTCGAAGAACCGCGTGCGCATGCCGGCGGGGATGAGCGTGGTGACGCCGATGCGGCCGTGCGACTCCGCGGCCAGCGCGCGGGAGAACCCGAGCACGCCGAACTTCGACGCGCAGTACGCCGTCGCGTCGGGGAGGGCCCGCAGCGCGAGCGACGACGCCACCGTGATGACCCGGCCGTGCACCTTCTCGATGTGCGGCAGCGCCGCGCGGACGGTCGACACCGTGCCCATCAGGTTGACGCCGATGACGAGCTCCCACTGGTCCGCCGCCACGTCGCCCAGCTGACCGCAGCGGTCGATGCCGGCGGCGGTCACCACGGCGTCGATCCCGCCGAGCTCCTCGGCGATCTCGGCGACCGCGCGCTCGACGGCGGCGCGGTCGGAGACGTCCGCCTGGCGGGCGAGGACGCCGTCGCCGGCGCCGGCGATGTCGCGGTCGATGACCGCGGGCGTCCCTCCGGCTTCTGCGACGGCGCGCACGACCGCCTGGCCGAGGCCGGAGCCTCCGCCGGTGATGAGAACGCGGCCGACGGGGCGGGGGTAGGTGTCCTGCATGTGCTTGCTCCTTCTCCGGCGTGTGGCCGGTGATCTGGGTGGGGTGTCAGCCGACCTGGGCGAGCGCGGAGGCGAGCGCCGTGGTGGATCGACCGAGGTGGTAGGGGAGCGTGAGGGCGCGGCCGCCCCACTGCTCGAGGATGCGGGCCTCGGGGAGGCTCTCCGCGCTGTAGTCGCCGCCCTTGATCCACAGGTCGGGGCGGATGGCCTCGATCGCGGACTCGGGTCCGTCCTCGTCGAAGACGACGACGGCGTCGACGCAGGCGAGGGCGCTCAGCAGCTCCACGCGGTCCTGCTGCCCGATGATGGGGCGCTGCGGGCCCTTGAGCCTGCGCACCGAGTCGTCGGAGTTCAGGCACACGATGAGACAGTCGCCGAGTGCGCGGGCGGCCTCCAGCGTGCGGACGTGGCCGGCGTGAACGAGGTCGAAGCAGCCGCCGGTCGCGACGACGGTGCCGCCGCGCGCGCGGACGGCCTCCGCGATCGCCCGCGCGTCGCCGCGGTCGTCGCCGAGGTGCGCGATCTCGCGCGAGGCGAGCGATGCCACGCCGCCCGCGGCGAGGTAGGAGCCCGCCTCGTCGATCGCGGCGCGCACCGCGGCGCGGCGGCTGCCGCCCTCGGCGAGCACCGTGGTCGCGGTCGCCGCGAAGCGGTCACCCGCGCCGCAGGGGTCCGACGTCGCCACGGGAAGCGCGGACAGCCGCACCGCGTCGTCGCCCTCGAGCAGCAGGGCGCCCTGATCGCCGAGCGTCACGACGACGGCCGCGCACCCCCAGCGCTCGCGCAGGACGGCGGCCGCCTCGTCGGCGTCGCGGACGCCCGCCGCGGCGGTCGCCTCGGCTTGGTTCGGCGTGACGAGGTGCGCTTGGGCGATCGGCGTCGCGCCGCGCGGGTGCGGGTCCCAGACGAGGGGCACGTGGGCCGCGCGCTCGGCGAGCGCCGCGCGCAGCGTCTCGTCGGCCGCGAGCCGGCGGCCGTAGTCGGCGACGATGACCGCGTCGGCCGCGGCGATCGCGGCGAGCATGTCGGCGGTCACCTCGGGCGCGGGCGGCTCCTCGCAGCCCTCGTCGAGACGCCCGACGGGGAGTCCGTTCGTGCGCAGCCGCGTCTTCACGGGCGTCGGCGCGTGCGAGGGCCCGGCCACGACGCCGATGCCGGCGAGGGACTCCCGCAGCTGCTCGGCGCGGGCGTCGTCGGAGAGCGCCGTGACGAGCACGACCTCGTGGCCGTCGCGCGCGAGCATCGTGGCCACGAGCCCCGCGCCGCCGGCGCGGCGCGATCGGTCGCCGACCTCGATCACGGGAACCGGGGCATCCGGGCAGAGCCGCGTCGAGGTGCCGTCGATGTCCTCGTCGAGCAGCGTGTCTCCCACCACCGCGATCTTCATGACCGGGCTCCTTCCTCGTTCGCCACCTGCGCGTCGAAGACGAGGCAGACGGCGTGGATGGCCGCGAGCTGCGCCTCCTGCACGTGCGGTGACGCGCCCTCGAGGCAGATCGCCTCGTCGCTCGCGTCGGCGAGCGGGTTCGGGCCCGGCCCGGTGAGCGCCCAGGTGGTCGCGCCGGCCTCGCGCGCGGCCTGCACGGCCTTCAGGAGGTTCGGGCTCGCTCCACTCGTCGACAGCAGCAGCACGATGTCGTCCGGGCGCGCGTGCGCGCGCACCTGGCGGGCGAACACCTCGTCGAAGCCGTAGTCGTTGCCGATCGCGGTGACGCTCGACGATTCGGCGTTCAGCGCGATGGCCGAGAACGCGGGCCGGTCGTGCTGGTAGCGGCCGACGAGCTCGGCGGTGAGGTGCTGCGCCTCGGCGGCCGAGCCGCCGTTGCCGCCGACGAGGATCCGCTGTCCGCGGCTCAGGCGCGCGGCGAGCTCCACGCCCCAGGCCCGCAGGCGGTCGGCGTGCTGCTCGGCGGCGATGAGCGCGGCCGCGGCGTCGCGGAGGTGCTCGCGGACGGGGTCGACGTCGACGCCCGTGCGGGGGCGCGTGGTCTCGGCGATGGTCACAGCGCCGCTCCTTCCAGTCGGTGCCCCGCTCGACGCGAGCGCGACAGGGTGTTCTGGTAGATCCGCTCGGTCTGGGCCGCGACGCGGTCCCACGAGTAGCGCGACTCCACGCGCTCGCGCCCTGCGGCGCCGAAGGCGCGCAGCCGGTCGGCGTCGGGGAGGAGCAGCTGCAGCGCCGACGCGATCGCCTCGGGATCGCGCGGCGGCACGTGCAGTCCGGTGACGCCGTCGACGACGCTGTCGATGAGGCCGCCGACCGAGGCGGCGACGACGGGCGTGCCGCAGGCCATGGCCTCCAGCGGCACGATGCCGAACGGCTCGTACCAGGGCGCGCACACCACGACGTCGGCCGAGCGCAGCAGGGCCGGCATGTCCTCGCGGCTCGCCTGGCCGCGGAAGCGCACCAGGTCGCTCACGCCCAGCTCGTCGGCGAGCTCCTGCAGACGGTGCACCTCGGGGTCGCCGTGCGTGGCGCCGGCGACGATGAGCTCGATGTCGTCGATGCCCTCCGCGCGCAGCAGCGCGATGGCCCGCACCACGAGGTCGACGCCCTTGCGGGGGACGATGCGCCCGACGCTCAGCACGCGGTAGCGCGCACCGCGCTCCTCGACGGGCCCCTCGGCCTGGAAGAGGTCGAGGTCGACCCCGCAGGGCGCGATCGCGATGCGCCGCGACGGCACGCCGAGGGCGCGCAGCTCGAACGCCTCGTCCGAGCACGTCGCCACGACGGTGTCGGCCTCGCGGCCCACGCGCGGCTCGAGATACTCGCGCTCCGGGGGGCTCGTGTCGGCGGCGCCCTGGTGGCGGCGCTTCACGGCACCCAGCGCGTGGAAGGTGTGCAGCACCGGGGGCGGCGTGCTCGCGCCGCGCAGTGCTGCGGCGCCGTCGAGGGCGGCGAGGCCCGACATCCAGAAGTGGCTGTGCACGACGTCGGGGCGGTCGTCGGCCCAGTGGGCGGCGAGGCCGGCGGCGAGCTCGCCCATGTACGGCAGGAGATCGTCCTTGGCGACGTGCTCGGCGGGGCCGGCGTCGACGTGCACGACGTCCACGCCCTCGTCGAAGGCGACGCGATGCGGCAGCGCCTCGTCGTCGCGGCGCGTGTAGACGGTCACGGAGTGGCCGCGGCGCGCGAGGGCGCGCGACAGGGCGGCGACGTGGACGTTCTGGCCGCCGGCGTCGACGCTTCCGGGTGCGGCCAGCGGGCTCGCGTGTTCGGAGACCATCGAGATCTTCATCGGTCCGTTCCTTCCGTGATCGTGACGAGCGTCGGTGCCATCCGCCGCGTGTCGCCGGTGCCGGCGGACGCCCGCCGGCGTCGTGCCGCGGCATGCGCCGCGACGCGGTCCTCGAAGAGCCCGTCCCACGCACGCAGGAAGGTCTTCAGCCCGTAGTGCTCGAGCGCGAACGCGCGCGCCGCGGCGCCGCGCGTCCGGGCGTCGTCCGGGTCGTCCATGAGGCGCCGGGCCGCCAGCGCCAGCTCCTCCGGGTCGGACGACAGGGCGCCCGCCTCCGGCGGCACTGCCCGCGCGGCCTCGGTGGTCGCGAGCACGAGCACGGGCATGGCGAGGTGCATGGCCTCCAGCAGCGACAGTCCGAGCGACGTCCACCGCAGCGGGTGCAGGTACGCGCGGCGTCGCGCCAGCTCCGAGTGCAGGCGCGCGGTCGGCAGGTCTCCGACGACCTGCAGGCGGTCCTCGCCGAGACCGAGCGACGCCGGCAGCAGATGGTTGTCGATTCCGAAGGTGTGGAGGGGAGCCGCCTCGGCGAAGCGCGGCAGCAGGTCGGTCCCCGTCACGCGCGCGCGCCGCACCGGTTCGTTCACGACGACGCCGAGGGCGGCGATCTCGCCGGTGTACAGCGGGCCGGGGTCGGGGATGCCGTGCTCGATGACGACCGTGGGAGCCTGGCCGCTGTCCCACACCAGGCGGTTGAAGTGCGTGACGTGGACGATGGGGATGTCCGTCTGGTCGGCGAGCGGATGCCGCTGGTCGATCGGGTGCTGCTTGGGCGTGTTGTGCTCGACGAAGACCGCCGGCACGTCGCGCCCCGGCACCCGGCCGAGGAGCCGCTCGACGAGCTCGATCTCCTCGAGGCGCTGCAGCACGATGAGGTCGACCTCCTCCTCGCGGAGCGCCATCTCGTCGACCGCGCGCGCGGCGGGCGGCAGCGGCGGCGCGGTGGCGCCCGCGGCGACGGGGATGAGGTAGTCGTGCGATCCGGACAGGAAGGCGTTCATCCATCCGCCGTGCACGTGCCAGGCCAGGATCCTCATGCGGTGACTCCGTCCTTCGAGGAATGGGGTGAGGGGATGCGCGCGTGCTCGTCGGCGAGGCGGATGGCCGAGGCCGCCGCCTCCTCGGGAGCGACGCCCGCCAGACAGGGGTGGCCGGGCACGGGGCAGTTCCGAGCCCTGGTGCCGCGACAGGGCGCTTCCTGGTCGCCGAGGAGGGCGACGGGGACGCCGTAGGGCGCCCAGCGGATGGCCGGGACGACGGGGGAGAAGAGGCTCACGACGGGCGTTCCGACGGCGGCGGCGAGGTGCGCAGGGCCGGTGTTGCCGACGATCACGACGTCGGCGCCGGCGAGGACGCCCGCGAGCTGCGACAGCTCCAGGTCGCCTGCGAGGTCGACCGCGCCGGGGGCTGCGGCGACGACGAGGTCGACGAGGTCCTGCTCGCCCGCGGAGCCGGTGACCACGACGCGGCGCCCGACCTCGACGAGCAGCGCGGCGGTGCGGGCGAAGCGCTCGGGCGGCCAGCGGCGCGCGTCGACGGCTGCGCCCGGGTGCACCACGATGTAGGGATCGGCGCCCGTGAGGGCGCTCATGTCGGGCGGCGTCGCCACGCGCATGCGCCGGTCGCCTTCCGGAGCGAACCCGGCCGCCGCCGCGATGGCGAGCGCGCGCTCGACCTCGGGGATGTCCTCGGGGAGGTCCTCGCCGGGTCGCAGGCGCACGTCGAGGAGCGAGCCGGCGTAGTCGACGGAGGCGCCGGCGATGCGCGTCACGCCCGCCAGGCGCAGGATGAGCGCGAGGGGGAGCGGCGACTGGTGGAACGAGGTGAGGATGACCGCCTCGGTCACGTCGGCCGCGGCGATGAGCTCGCGGAGCCGGCCGATGTGCTCATCCGTTGCCGCCGGCGCGGGGTCGGCGATCCAGGGCGCGTCCCAGACCAGCACCTCGGCGACGCCGGGGAGGAGGGCCGCCGCGGCCGCGCCGCGCGGACCGCAGAGCATGACCACCTCGGCCTCGCGCGCGACGGCGCGCACGGCGGGGCCGGTGATCAGCACGTCGCCCATGCTGTCCAGGCGCGCGACGAGCACGCGCCGGGTCACGAGGCCGCTCCCACCGGTGCGAGGAGCATCTCGACGGCGGCGCGGAGGTCGGTCGCGACGGCGGGAGCTGCGGCGACCTCCTCCGGGAGGGTGCGGGCGGTGGGCACGAGCACGGCGCGTGCGCCGGCCGCGGCCGCTGCGCCCATATCGGCGCCGATGTCGCCGATGACGGCGACCTGCGACGGCGCGAGGCCGAGCGCCGCGGCGGCGGAGAGCACCATGCCGGGCCGGGGCTTGCGGCACGCGCAGCCGTCCTCGGGCCCATGCGGGCAGTACCGCCAGACGTCGAAGGGCCCGAGCAGCTCGTCCACGCGGGCGTTCACCGCGCGCGCCTGCTCGTCGGTGAGGATGCCGCGCGCGATGCCGGACTGGTTGCTGACGACGCCCGTGGCGAGGCCCGCCGCGCGGACGCGCTCGAGCGCCGCGACCGCCGTCGGCATGGGCGACACCTGCTCCGGGTCGCCGTTGTAGGGCACGTCCACGATGAGAGTGTCATCGCGATCGAAGAGGATCGCGCGCAGGGCGTCGTCGACGGTCATAGCAGAAGCACTTCCCTCCTCGACGCGGAAGCAAACTCCTCCGCGAGAACTTCCCCTCCGGGCGTGGCGCGTCGCGGCCATCCGCTCGCTCGGCCGGGCCCCGGTTACCGCCGCCTCGGCCGCAGACCCCAGGATGGACGGGTGCGCATCTTCACCGAACCCTCCGACCGGCCGATCCTCCTGGCGCTGCGCGCGCTGAAGCTCGGCGATCTCCTGGTGGCCGTCCCGGCCCTGCACGGGCTGCGGCGCGCGTACCCCGACCACGAGCTCGTCTTCGCGGGCCCCGGCTGGCTGGAGCCCGTGGCCGCGCTCGTCGGGGACATCGACGCGCTGCTGCCGACCCCGGGCCTCGACGACCTGCTGCCGCTGGAGCCGGGCATCGTCGACGTCGCGGTGAACCTGCACGGCAACGGCCCCGAGAGCCGCGCCGTCATCGACGCGCTCGAGCCGCGGGTGAAGATGGTGCACCGCTCGCCGTCCGACCCGGACGCGCTGCCGTGGCTCGACGGCATCCTCGAGCGCCACCGCTGGGCGCGGCTGGTGTCGGCCTTCGGCGCGCCGGCCGACGAGGACGACGTCGCCATCTCGGTGCCCGACGAGGAGCCGCTCGCCCGCGGGGCCGCGGTGATCCATGTGGGCGCCTTCTACGGCTCGCGCCAGTGGCCTGTCGAGCGGTTCGCCGCCGTGGCCGCCGCGCTGCGTGAGGACGGGATGCGCGTGATGCTCACCGGCGGCGGCGCCGACCGCGAGCGCGCCGAGGCGGTCGCGGCCGCCGTCGGCATCCCCGATGAGGACGTGCTGGCCGGGCGCACCGACCTCACGGCGCTGGCCGCGCTCATCGCGGCGGCGGCGGTGGTCGTCACGGCCGACACCG encodes:
- a CDS encoding HAD-IIIA family hydrolase, whose amino-acid sequence is MTVDDALRAILFDRDDTLIVDVPYNGDPEQVSPMPTAVAALERVRAAGLATGVVSNQSGIARGILTDEQARAVNARVDELLGPFDVWRYCPHGPEDGCACRKPRPGMVLSAAAALGLAPSQVAVIGDIGADMGAAAAAGARAVLVPTARTLPEEVAAAPAVATDLRAAVEMLLAPVGAAS
- a CDS encoding glycosyltransferase family 9 protein: MRIFTEPSDRPILLALRALKLGDLLVAVPALHGLRRAYPDHELVFAGPGWLEPVAALVGDIDALLPTPGLDDLLPLEPGIVDVAVNLHGNGPESRAVIDALEPRVKMVHRSPSDPDALPWLDGILERHRWARLVSAFGAPADEDDVAISVPDEEPLARGAAVIHVGAFYGSRQWPVERFAAVAAALREDGMRVMLTGGGADRERAEAVAAAVGIPDEDVLAGRTDLTALAALIAAAAVVVTADTGAAHVASAYGTPSVIVFGPAPVAEWGPPAGPHIALTDASLRRGDAFADTPDPALLAVTADDVLAAARRVRRTV